CTGGAGACCCCCACGCCGCAGGAGGGGTGGTTGGCTGAGTCCTAGAGAAAAAGACTCCTCACGGGGCACTCTTAATGCTTGTACACACTTTGCGGTTTATTTGGTGGTCAGTAATTAATGTCTTTGCTACTAAGTGGAAGAAAGCTAATAGAACGTAATCAAAATAGTGGTTTAATTGACGGATTTTACTTGTTCCTTGCACCTGTGCCTTCTTCAGCTCCTACTGCCTATTTAGTTTATGTGGGCGCGCACCACGCACCACGCCCCCCAGGCCCTCCGCACCGCTAGGTGCTCGCTTTCCCCACCTCAGCTCCGGTGCCATGATGATCTTTTGCCTTGGAGGACTCGGCCGGCCTGTCCTCCACTCTGTCCTCGTTCTCAGGCACCACCAGCAGCCGGTGCTGGGTTTTGGCCCCCAGCTTATGGTCTGGCCGGTGCTCGGGCCGGTGCTCAGGCCGTGAGCCCGGCCGGGTGTCCAGTTTGCATTCGGCCCGGTACTTGCCCTCACCCTCCCTCTTGAAGGAGGCCGAAGACATGGCTTTGGGCTTGGGGGGCTGCAGCCAGGAGTGGCTGAGGATCTCGTCGATGTGCAGCCGCCGGTTGACGTCCGGCTGCAGGATGCGGTAGATGAGGTCCTTGCACTCTCCAGTCAGGTTCTTGGAGCGGGGGAAGTCCACGCGGTGCTCCTTCTGGATGCGCAGCATCTTCTTGATGTCGGAGTCGTCATAGGGCATGGAGCCGCAGACCATGATGTAGAGGATCACGCCCAGGCTCCAGATGTCGTACACCTTGGGCTGGTAGGGGATGCCCTGCAGCACCTCGGGGGCCGCGTACGCCGCCGACCCGCAGAAGGTCTTGCTGAGGATGATGCGGCCGCTGCCGTCCCGCAGGCAGCGCTTGGAGAAGCCGAAGTCGGACAGCTTGATGTTGAAGTCCTTGTCGAGGAGAAGGTTCTCACACTTGAGATCTCGATGGACGACGTCCAGGTCGTGGCAGTACTTGACAGCTGAGGAGAGCTGGCGGAACATCTTACGAGCCACGTCCTCGTGCAGGGCTCCCCGACACTTGATGAACTCCAGGAGGTCACCCTGGACCCCAAGCTCCATGACGATATAGATGCGTCCATCAGAGGTCTCAAAGATCTCGTAGGTCTTGATGATGGAGCGGTGGTTGACGGTTGCCAGGATGTCCATCTCCCGAGGAAGGAATCTCTCCACAAAGTCGGTGGGCGTCTTCTTGCGGTCGATGATCTTGACTGCCACGTTGA
This DNA window, taken from Mustela erminea isolate mMusErm1 chromosome 13, mMusErm1.Pri, whole genome shotgun sequence, encodes the following:
- the TSSK2 gene encoding testis-specific serine/threonine-protein kinase 2, which produces MDDAAVLRKKGYIVGINLGKGSYAKVKSAYSERLKFNVAVKIIDRKKTPTDFVERFLPREMDILATVNHRSIIKTYEIFETSDGRIYIVMELGVQGDLLEFIKCRGALHEDVARKMFRQLSSAVKYCHDLDVVHRDLKCENLLLDKDFNIKLSDFGFSKRCLRDGSGRIILSKTFCGSAAYAAPEVLQGIPYQPKVYDIWSLGVILYIMVCGSMPYDDSDIKKMLRIQKEHRVDFPRSKNLTGECKDLIYRILQPDVNRRLHIDEILSHSWLQPPKPKAMSSASFKREGEGKYRAECKLDTRPGSRPEHRPEHRPDHKLGAKTQHRLLVVPENEDRVEDRPAESSKAKDHHGTGAEVGKAST